Proteins found in one Thermopolyspora flexuosa genomic segment:
- a CDS encoding rod shape-determining protein — translation MNPPDGPARAWAGRGVALALDLGTARTRTVVPGGSAILDRPSCVPSADGTAEPVWPIRHGMVASMAACHRLARTVLREALDQAAGVSADPAGDGDPLGRVARVLVGVPVAATATERRAVRAAVGRAVDCPIVLVEEPLAAAIGCGVDVTASRPRLLLDVGAGIIEAVVITDAAVAEAGALQVSCTASAGLPGHAVEAVTDLVADLVRRLPPHQRLGVRAGGLLLTGGGAAQPDLAGRLGAGLRLTVHPAARPAHATIRGLTRLCLVPELAERVTASEPIDIMKGSV, via the coding sequence ATGAACCCGCCGGACGGCCCCGCCCGGGCGTGGGCGGGCCGCGGCGTCGCCCTCGCCCTCGACCTTGGCACCGCCCGCACCAGGACCGTGGTGCCCGGCGGGAGCGCCATCCTCGACCGGCCGTCGTGCGTGCCCTCGGCGGACGGTACGGCCGAGCCGGTCTGGCCGATCCGGCACGGGATGGTCGCCAGCATGGCGGCCTGCCACCGGCTGGCCCGGACCGTGTTGCGGGAGGCGCTCGACCAGGCCGCCGGCGTGTCGGCGGACCCGGCCGGTGACGGCGACCCCCTCGGGCGCGTGGCCCGCGTGCTCGTCGGGGTGCCGGTCGCGGCCACGGCCACCGAGCGCCGTGCCGTACGGGCCGCGGTCGGGCGGGCGGTGGACTGCCCGATCGTGCTCGTCGAGGAGCCGCTCGCGGCCGCCATCGGGTGCGGCGTGGACGTCACCGCCTCCCGCCCCCGGCTCCTGCTCGACGTGGGCGCCGGGATCATCGAGGCCGTCGTGATCACCGACGCGGCGGTCGCCGAGGCGGGCGCGCTCCAGGTGAGCTGCACCGCGTCGGCCGGGCTGCCCGGCCACGCCGTGGAGGCGGTCACCGACCTCGTCGCCGACCTCGTGCGCAGGCTTCCGCCACACCAGCGGCTCGGCGTGCGCGCCGGTGGGCTGCTGCTCACCGGCGGTGGCGCCGCCCAGCCGGACCTCGCGGGCCGGCTCGGCGCCGGACTCCGGCTCACCGTTCATCCCGCCGCCCGGCCCGCCCACGCGACCATCCGCGGTCTCACCCGGCTCTGCCTCGTGCCCGAGCTCGCCGAGCGGGTGACCGCGTCCGAGCCCATCGACATCATGAAAGGAAGTGTCTGA
- a CDS encoding TraR/DksA family transcriptional regulator — MTSTGLSSVQIQALRQQLEEQLQQRLSQMESLKASAEGGTAAEMSWQDVEVAMAATDRAIAETRRCLEMLDNGTYGRCEQCNADIPFERLKIRPLARYCITCQRKREAA, encoded by the coding sequence ATGACCTCGACCGGACTCAGCAGCGTTCAGATCCAGGCCCTGCGGCAGCAGCTGGAGGAGCAGCTCCAGCAGCGGCTGAGCCAGATGGAGAGCCTGAAGGCCTCGGCGGAGGGCGGTACCGCCGCCGAGATGAGCTGGCAGGACGTCGAGGTGGCGATGGCGGCCACCGACCGCGCCATCGCCGAGACCCGGCGTTGCCTGGAGATGCTCGACAACGGCACCTACGGCCGGTGCGAGCAGTGCAACGCCGACATCCCGTTCGAGCGGCTGAAGATCCGGCCGCTGGCCCGCTACTGCATCACCTGCCAGCGCAAGCGGGAAGCGGCCTGA
- a CDS encoding quinone-dependent dihydroorotate dehydrogenase, which produces MYRVVFSQVLQRLDAEDAHRATVRALAAISRVRPLNRAIHRRLAPHDPALRVSAFGVHFPSPFGLAAGFDKNAVCFEALAAFGFGHVEVGTVTAHAQPGNARPRLFRLPAQRAVINRMGFNNDGAAKVARRLARVRGVPVVVGVNIGKTKVVPESRAVADYVASARALADRADYLVVNVSSPNTPGLRDLQAVERLRPLLTAVREVTESLPRRTPLLVKIAPDLADEDVDAVADLAVELGLDGIIATNTTIRRDGVPSTEAGGLSGRPLKERSLEVLRRLYARVGDRLTLVSVGGVEDVDDVWERLLAGATLVQGYTAMVYEGPLWAARINRALSRRLRLHGHSSIQEVIGKTAPARTGRDA; this is translated from the coding sequence ATGTATCGCGTTGTCTTCAGCCAGGTCCTGCAGCGGCTCGACGCCGAGGACGCGCACCGGGCGACCGTCCGGGCGCTCGCGGCGATCTCCCGGGTGCGCCCGCTCAACCGGGCCATCCACCGGAGGCTCGCGCCGCACGACCCCGCGTTGCGGGTGAGCGCGTTCGGGGTGCACTTCCCGTCGCCGTTCGGGCTCGCCGCCGGGTTCGACAAGAACGCCGTCTGCTTCGAGGCGCTCGCCGCGTTCGGCTTCGGCCACGTCGAGGTGGGCACGGTCACCGCGCACGCCCAGCCGGGGAACGCCCGGCCGCGGCTGTTCCGGCTGCCCGCGCAGCGGGCGGTCATCAACCGGATGGGCTTCAACAACGACGGCGCCGCCAAGGTCGCGCGCCGCCTCGCCCGGGTGCGCGGGGTGCCGGTGGTCGTCGGGGTGAACATCGGCAAGACGAAGGTCGTGCCGGAGTCCCGGGCCGTCGCCGACTACGTCGCGAGCGCCCGCGCGCTCGCCGACCGCGCCGACTACCTCGTGGTGAACGTCAGCTCGCCGAACACGCCCGGGCTGCGCGACCTGCAGGCGGTCGAACGGCTGCGGCCGCTGCTCACCGCGGTCCGCGAGGTCACCGAAAGCCTGCCGCGCCGTACCCCGCTGCTGGTGAAGATCGCGCCCGACCTGGCGGACGAGGACGTGGACGCGGTCGCCGACCTCGCGGTGGAGCTCGGCCTCGACGGGATCATCGCCACGAACACCACGATCCGCCGCGACGGGGTGCCGAGCACGGAGGCCGGCGGGCTGTCCGGCCGTCCGCTCAAGGAGCGCTCGCTGGAGGTGCTGCGGCGGCTGTACGCCCGGGTCGGGGACCGGCTCACCCTCGTCTCGGTCGGCGGGGTGGAGGACGTCGACGACGTGTGGGAGCGGCTGCTCGCCGGGGCCACCCTGGTGCAGGGCTACACCGCGATGGTCTACGAGGGCCCGCTGTGGGCCGCGCGGATCAACCGCGCCCTGTCCCGCCGCCTCCGCCTGCACGGCCACTCCTCGATCCAGGAGGTCATCGGCAAGACCGCGCCGGCCCGGACCGGCCGCGACGCCTGA
- a CDS encoding N-acetylmuramoyl-L-alanine amidase → MRGRTLVATMVTLYGLGAVAACGGAQGAAESASPAKAGSPAESSPPLDAASSAARSTAPARSSVALDDSARDASADKPLKGKVVVIDPGHNGHNYRRPDIINKPVDVHTHKKPCDTTGTQTNDGYTEAAFNWDVAVRAAKALRKAGATVKLTRPNNTGVGPCIDVRAAIGNKAKADAAISIHADGAGPSAHGFHVIMPKKINGPVDPVVGESRRLGIAIRDAIRAGTDLPYSTYIGKQGLNFRNDLGGLNLSTVPKVFLECGNMRNASDAAKFKNPKFRQRLGDAIAKGIENYLT, encoded by the coding sequence GTGAGAGGTCGGACGCTGGTCGCGACGATGGTCACGCTGTACGGGCTCGGGGCCGTGGCGGCGTGCGGAGGCGCGCAGGGGGCGGCGGAGTCGGCTTCGCCGGCGAAGGCGGGTTCGCCGGCGGAGTCGAGTCCGCCGCTCGACGCGGCGTCCTCCGCGGCGCGGTCGACGGCCCCGGCACGGTCGTCCGTCGCCCTGGACGACTCGGCCCGCGACGCGTCGGCGGACAAGCCGCTGAAGGGGAAGGTCGTGGTGATCGACCCCGGCCACAACGGCCACAACTACCGGCGGCCCGACATCATCAACAAGCCCGTCGACGTGCACACGCACAAGAAGCCCTGCGACACGACCGGCACCCAGACCAACGACGGGTACACCGAGGCCGCGTTCAACTGGGACGTGGCCGTCCGGGCGGCGAAGGCGCTGCGCAAGGCCGGGGCCACGGTCAAGCTCACCCGGCCGAACAACACCGGCGTGGGGCCGTGCATCGACGTCCGGGCCGCGATCGGCAACAAGGCCAAGGCCGACGCGGCGATCTCGATCCACGCGGACGGCGCGGGCCCCTCGGCCCACGGCTTCCACGTGATCATGCCGAAGAAGATCAACGGCCCGGTGGACCCGGTGGTGGGCGAGTCGCGGCGCCTCGGCATCGCGATCCGCGACGCGATCCGGGCCGGGACCGACCTGCCGTACTCCACCTACATCGGCAAGCAGGGCCTGAACTTCCGCAACGATCTCGGCGGGCTCAACCTGTCCACGGTGCCGAAGGTGTTCCTCGAGTGCGGGAACATGCGCAACGCCTCGGACGCCGCCAAGTTCAAGAACCCGAAGTTCCGCCAGCGCCTCGGCGACGCCATCGCCAAGGGCATCGAGAACTACCTCACCTAG
- a CDS encoding LacI family DNA-binding transcriptional regulator, with product MGRTVSGPYTQTSTRRRAGTATPAPGLPDGFGPPLRPRPTIRNVAERAGVSKSLVSLVLRGSPHVSEHRREAVLQAARELGYRPNAVARSLVEGRTHLVGALVADLHNPFYAEFLDGLQESLHGEGLRLLIGSGRFDPAFEDEAVEAFLELRVDGLVLLGVAPSSDTLAEAAAYTPTVVVGERDVELDGVDIVVDDDQLGARLAIDHLVQHGHRRIAHIEGSPSSAARYRCEGYLVAMRRHGLAPYIMVEQGESSEEGGKKAALALLRRDPRPTAIFATNDIVALGVLAAAKELGLRVPEDLSIVGYDNTHLAALNQISLTSVDQPRRAMGRSAAALLSDRISGPGKPSRMREVSPSLVVRNSTGPAPA from the coding sequence GTGGGGAGAACCGTGTCAGGACCGTATACGCAGACCTCTACCCGCAGGCGTGCGGGTACGGCGACGCCGGCACCCGGACTGCCTGACGGTTTCGGACCACCACTCAGACCTCGACCGACGATCCGCAACGTGGCGGAGCGGGCCGGCGTCTCGAAATCACTGGTGTCGCTGGTACTCCGCGGCTCTCCCCACGTGAGTGAACACCGGCGGGAGGCCGTGCTCCAGGCGGCACGCGAGCTGGGCTACCGGCCCAACGCCGTCGCCCGCAGCCTTGTCGAGGGCCGTACCCACCTGGTGGGCGCGCTCGTCGCCGACCTGCACAACCCGTTCTACGCCGAGTTCCTCGACGGCCTCCAGGAGAGCCTGCACGGCGAGGGGCTGCGCCTGCTGATCGGCAGCGGGCGGTTCGACCCGGCGTTCGAGGACGAGGCGGTGGAGGCGTTCCTCGAGCTGCGCGTCGACGGCCTCGTGCTGCTCGGCGTGGCGCCCTCCAGCGACACCCTCGCCGAGGCGGCCGCGTACACGCCCACCGTCGTGGTCGGCGAACGCGACGTCGAGCTCGACGGGGTCGACATCGTGGTCGACGACGACCAGCTCGGCGCCCGGCTCGCCATCGACCACCTGGTGCAGCACGGCCACCGCCGCATCGCGCACATCGAGGGCTCCCCGTCCTCCGCGGCGCGCTACCGCTGCGAGGGCTACCTCGTCGCGATGCGCCGCCACGGGCTCGCGCCGTACATCATGGTCGAGCAGGGCGAGTCCAGCGAGGAGGGCGGCAAGAAGGCCGCGCTGGCGCTGCTCCGCCGCGACCCGCGCCCGACCGCGATCTTCGCCACCAACGACATCGTCGCGCTCGGTGTGCTCGCCGCCGCGAAGGAGCTGGGCCTGCGGGTGCCCGAGGACCTGTCGATCGTCGGCTACGACAACACCCACCTGGCCGCGCTCAACCAGATCTCGCTGACGAGCGTCGACCAACCGCGCCGGGCCATGGGCCGGTCCGCGGCGGCGCTGCTCAGCGACCGCATCTCCGGGCCCGGCAAGCCGTCCCGGATGCGTGAGGTGAGCCCGAGCCTGGTCGTCCGCAACAGCACCGGCCCCGCTCCCGCGTGA
- the bldC gene encoding developmental transcriptional regulator BldC produces MSARTPEAEPLLTPAEVATMFRVDPKTVTRWAKAGKLTSIRTLGGHRRYRETEVRALLAGIPQQRSE; encoded by the coding sequence ATGTCAGCTCGTACACCCGAGGCCGAGCCACTGCTCACCCCGGCGGAGGTCGCAACCATGTTCCGCGTCGACCCGAAGACCGTTACCAGGTGGGCGAAAGCGGGCAAGTTGACGTCCATCCGCACCCTCGGCGGTCATCGCCGCTACCGCGAGACCGAGGTCCGGGCGTTGCTCGCGGGCATCCCGCAGCAGCGGTCGGAGTGA